The Salminus brasiliensis chromosome 22, fSalBra1.hap2, whole genome shotgun sequence genomic interval atatctgaccctttctCCCCAgtgggagaaccggagaaccgcttgcctttctctgtttttaaaccaatgctgaagaacccattcagaactaaGTGGAAGCTAAccctaatgctaacacacacacatttgcgaGAGAGACCCAAATCACATACAGCACATTTACaaactataaaccagttattacacatcaGTAgacaaccacagatatcagtccactacacacacacacacacacacacacacacacacacaggaagtgattagactgctgattggtcagggaggagaatcagacagtttaatcattttaagaaaagtctcaactaaactaaatcaatcagtccaaaatgtcattattatagaaactgaaaattGTGAAAACCTTAAacccattaatcagcagctcatctgatctaaactgtgtgactaGATTATTTATACACCCaaagatcagatctgatcagtatcggctgatactcagcaatAAGAAACTCAGATCGGATCAGGGGGCCAAAAAGCCTGATCGGGACGTCCCCTCAATTGATCTCAAGACCTCGGCATCTCCTCAAACTAGATCCAGTATGTTTGCGGCCCCTGCCATCTCTCGTCAGACCTGGATAAACCTAACGCCTGTAGCAGAGTTGTGAATTAGGCCAGCACGGCAGGGATTTCAATCAGCCGACGACTCACTGGGAGAAAGTGCAACTTCGCACCCTGTTATCAACAAAAATGGATGTTCTTCTCATGCTCTtacacatctttttttttttaatgctttgcATGAAACCTTGTAGACCCAGCTTCCTCTCTGGCAGATGTTTGGTACCAGAACAGaaagcagacagagagagcagatgaaaaaaaggcagtgcgagagagagtgagagaagcagGGAGAGAAATCCCTATTGCTTACAGCAATTAGAGCAGCTAGCCTCCATCTGTGCATGAAATAACACACTCCAGCTCGCAGGACATTTCagccatcaatcagcagcttgTTATtcggtgtgtgtgcgtgtgtgtgcgctagTAGGTATAAGGGATGTAATTTATTCTGTGTTAATTAGAGGGCAATCGAAGTAGgttatgtacacacacacacactcacacgctcaCCAAAAGAGATGCAAGACTGCCTGGTGGAATAACCGGCAATAGAAGGGCATCACTGCCCGCATACGAAAGTGGACGAGCACTGATCAGACTGCACGAATAGGCACTTATGATGCCAGGATTAGGGGCTAAACAGGTGGAAATACCAAGCAGGTTAATCAAATACTGTGACCTTTGGAGCAATTGATGTTCCGGCCCTTTAGTCTTCTCCTTGAACCGCCATATTCCACTTTAACCCATCATATTCTTCTTGCTTCTCCCCAGGCTTGGCAGTCGTAGGGGAGGTTGACATCCTCTCCCCCTACCAAGGTGGCGCTCTGAAGGGAGTATGCCCTCCATCTCACCATGCCGCTGTCGTCCTACTGGCTGCTCCGGCACTCCGTGGTCATGTGCTTGCTGCTACACAGCCTGGTGCTGATGACACTGTGCTTCCACCATGCAGCTACGTCCTGCTCGAAGCGATGCTACTGCTCCGAGAGCGAGGGCCCCTCCGGGGGCAAGACCATGCGCTGCAGCAACCTGCGCCTCACCGAAATCCCGCGAGACATCCCCAATGACACACGGCGCCTCTACCTGGACTACAACCTGCTAACCAGCATTCCTGCCAACGCCTTCCAGGAGCTTCCCCTGCTGGCCGAGCTCGATCTGTCCCACAACGAGCTGGCCCTCCTCGAGTCTGGAGCTTTCCGAGGCCTGGGTGCCTCCCTGCAATTCCTGGACCTCTCCTCCAACCAGCTGACTACACTCGACCCGGAAGCTTTCGAAGGCTTGAAGGCTCGTTCCAATCTGACAGGCAACCCCTGGCACTGTGACTGCCCACTACAGACAGCACTTCCGCGCCTTGATTTGGAGCCTGTGTCTCTGACTGGCATTGTTTGCCAGACTTCAGAGCCTGAGGACTCTGGTGCCCAAGGTGTGCCCTTCCTGCTGGCCAAAGACCTGGACCTGTGTGTGGTGCTCAAAAAGACCACTGACGTGGCCATGCTAGTGACCATGTTTGGCTGGTTCACAATGGTCATCTCCTACCTGGTCTACTACGTGAGGCATAACCAGGAGGATGCCAGGCGCCACCTGGAGTATCTCAAGTCTCTGCCCAGCAGGCAGGGCAAGTCTGAGGAGTCTTCCACCATTAGCACAGTGGTTTGACAGCAGACCACATGCTGAACACTACAGGCGGAAGCTCCTCAGGCACCCAAAGGGCAATGGGCACACCCAGCAAATGGGGTCACCAGGCAGTCTGGCCTGGTAGGGCATCTAGCCAGTAAGCAGATTAATGTCTGTGGAAAGGGCATGTCTGGTGGCCTGCTGATGCTCAACTACACACCCTCCAAGGTTCAGTTCAGCTTTGCAAAGCAGTCAAAGTAACCAAGCTCAATGACTGAACAAGAACGGAGACCTAGCAGCCAACGAACAACTCTGCAACCTACTGCAAGTCCTTCAACTCAGGCACCTAGGTAACACAGAGTCCTCCCCAGCATTCCTGGGGGATCTGCAGGCCAGCATTCAGGGTCTCCTCCAGGAATTGCGCAGCAGCAGGAGAACTGCTGGGCCATCTAATCTCGTCTAGATAAATAATTGATCCAGGAGCGGCCAGGCTCTGAGTCCGTGGCAGCTGAGTGGTCTGCCTGCACTGGACGCTTTTAAAGGAGGAGTGGTTGTTGCTTTCCTCGTCAAACCCAGCAGTCTTTTTTCGGAAAGGTCCCCATTTAGTTGCAGGAGCATGTAGCGTAAAGcactctcttcctttcttcagGGTATTAACAAGACGAGTCCTGGTGTATTTCTCTGCAGGCTGCTAAATCAACGCTTACACCAGAGCCACACAAGCTCCCACATCAGTCATCTAAAAGGCATTCTCTATAATTAATAGCACCCTACTGTGCAAAAGTCCAAACGTGGACGTTTACAGTATTTTGTTCTGATATGTATTGTAATGGTTGTCAAGAGAAAGACCTGTAAGTGCTTTTATTTTTCCAAGGTCACAAACCCAACGGAGCTAATGATGTTGAAACGAGTGAGAGAGACCCACTGGTTCATTCTTTTCCTGATTATAGGCTATTTTTAAAGACTAATACCATGGGTGGCAgttttgatgatgttaaaaaaaatgattccATTGAAGAAGCCTACATGTTTTGTGATGGTGACTTTTGCACTGTAGAGGACGACTTGACAACGTGAGCTCATGTAAAACATCCAACAGGGCATTTTATAGTTTCTTAATTTTGGTCACCATTTGAAAACGCCTCCATTCAGAACCCACCTGATTCAAACTCAGTGTCAGTCTACATTCTGGAGTGCTTTTTGGCTTCTGTAGTGTTGGTTGATATGTCATCTGTCCTACCTGGTATCACACCCGAAGTGTAAGCATGCTATTAAAACACTGTACCCGCTGAAACTCCATACCTACTACATGTATAAATGGCACTGCCGCTTAACTCACCTGTTCGTAACtccacctagcactagcaagGCTCCTGACAACTTGCGGATAAGGACTTCTCCTTCGATACATGCGAATCCAGCTACCTCCTCATTCAAAATGCAGCCGATGTGGCATCGCAGAGTCCTTCGGTTTATTGGAAAGCTAGCTTTGGCTACCTAATATGCTTGCTAATACGCGTGGTATGTTTGTTTGTCGCTTACAACGACTTGTCACATGTGTTCTTTGGACCCCATATCAAATGTGCAGTAAAGCAAAGAGAATTATGTGCTGACAACATACTAATTTTAGCTACAGTGACtgtgaactacatttcccacagtGCTGATCTCTGATCTTATGAAGTCACCTTCATGGCCACGGGCAAGTTTAACATAGGTAAGCGCACATTTCAGCCCGGTGCAGCATTTAGGTAGCGTGGTTCCATTTCGGAGTCGTGATACCAGGTTGCATCTATACCCGTATAccacaataataaaatatcatgaCACTGGTTTTCAAATGTAACAATATttttagctatatatatatatatatttttaatagatAACAAGCATTACATCCATGATATAGCATTGTCCTGTTTGCCAAGCGGTTTGTTTTTAGGTTTTTTAACTTTATTTTGCATTCACCCAGGACCTGTCAATCGATTGCAATGTATGTCATCCACTGCTTCAGATGATTTTGAAAAACCCATCAAAACCttactaaataaatagtaaGTTTTCTTTCTGAAAATCTGCCTGCTGTGTAACGTTAAACAAGATTCAGTCAACAAAGGCTGCTTTGGTCAATTTTGAGGTTACTTCACCCTTACCATCTGTGGCAGTAAATGCA includes:
- the lrrc3ca gene encoding leucine-rich repeat-containing protein 3B; amino-acid sequence: MPLSSYWLLRHSVVMCLLLHSLVLMTLCFHHAATSCSKRCYCSESEGPSGGKTMRCSNLRLTEIPRDIPNDTRRLYLDYNLLTSIPANAFQELPLLAELDLSHNELALLESGAFRGLGASLQFLDLSSNQLTTLDPEAFEGLKARSNLTGNPWHCDCPLQTALPRLDLEPVSLTGIVCQTSEPEDSGAQGVPFLLAKDLDLCVVLKKTTDVAMLVTMFGWFTMVISYLVYYVRHNQEDARRHLEYLKSLPSRQGKSEESSTISTVV